The following are from one region of the Candidatus Trichorickettsia mobilis genome:
- a CDS encoding cell division protein ZapA — MPIVTITLNNKNFKLFCNDGSEELLHSLAAAINDKIMQLKTTNQSAPFELLLILTTLSLQQEIHNLQDRLGSSEVDNNHNEREQFAETLSSIATYLESLAQKIGK; from the coding sequence ATGCCGATAGTTACCATAACTCTAAATAATAAAAATTTTAAACTATTTTGTAACGATGGCTCAGAAGAGCTATTGCATAGTTTAGCCGCCGCTATAAACGACAAAATAATGCAGTTAAAAACAACTAACCAATCTGCACCTTTCGAGTTATTATTAATATTAACTACATTAAGTTTACAGCAAGAAATACATAATTTACAAGATAGACTGGGCTCCTCTGAAGTGGATAATAATCATAATGAGCGAGAGCAATTTGCGGAAACTTTAAGTAGTATAGCTACTTACCTAGAAAGTCTTGCACAAAAGATTGGTAAATGA
- the dut gene encoding dUTP diphosphatase has product MSIKIKIKILTQSRTIILPNYATLCSAGMDLCADITEPVIIKPAEIRLIATGIAIALPIGFEAQVRPRSGIALKYGVTVLNSPGTIDADYRGEIKVMLINHSKQDFVVEMDMRIAQLVVAKHERVVWETVEELEETSRGSGGFGSTGLT; this is encoded by the coding sequence ATGAGTATTAAGATCAAAATTAAAATATTGACCCAGTCTAGAACTATAATTTTGCCCAATTACGCCACTTTATGCAGCGCTGGTATGGATCTTTGCGCTGATATTACTGAACCAGTAATAATTAAACCAGCCGAGATTCGACTTATTGCTACTGGCATAGCAATAGCACTACCCATTGGTTTTGAAGCACAAGTTAGACCGCGCTCCGGAATAGCCTTAAAATATGGAGTAACAGTATTAAATTCTCCTGGCACTATTGATGCAGATTACCGCGGTGAGATTAAAGTAATGTTAATTAATCATAGTAAGCAGGATTTTGTAGTAGAAATGGATATGCGCATTGCTCAACTAGTAGTAGCTAAACATGAACGGGTAGTATGGGAAACAGTAGAAGAACTGGAAGAAACAAGTCGAGGCAGTGGTGGCTTTGGCTCTACTGGTTTAACATAA
- a CDS encoding DNA recombination protein RmuC has product MSLEVLTIICGVFIVTLILCYKIAALKTHLTLSADNNQKLITQNQLLQQENINYLKTIEQLNAHVSYLQQIAAATDKTRDESLASAKATLFDLGNELSKQLIEIHKRESQEVRELSEKNIAATTTKFHGEFERLLNMIGVLNKDIEQSKEVVQVIKQALLSPTSAGRFAEITLENILKSSGLRNKLDFAIQYNINGLEHFKLRPDAVIFLPSGNLMIIDAKASQFLLNDHEPEQLVKTMNSHLKSLSNKDYAEHILTNFQHDGSKFNNIITLMFLPTEHAVEKIINADQYFMDKAWAANIFPVGPTGLMNMLSFAKFQITDQMRAENHQLILDEVRKLLLSIVSIAEHSQKLGANIQGMVNNYDKFAGSFNRHLLSRAKQLQKLGVDTGNKTIPLLLERYHLVSTKSELQDLEIEEESKQLQKL; this is encoded by the coding sequence ATGTCACTGGAGGTATTAACTATAATTTGTGGAGTGTTCATAGTAACACTTATACTTTGTTACAAAATTGCTGCACTTAAAACCCACCTAACATTATCAGCTGATAACAACCAAAAATTAATCACACAAAACCAGTTGTTACAGCAGGAAAATATCAACTATCTTAAAACAATTGAACAACTTAATGCTCATGTGAGTTATCTACAACAAATAGCAGCTGCTACCGATAAAACCAGAGATGAATCGTTAGCTTCAGCCAAAGCTACATTATTTGATTTAGGCAATGAGTTGTCTAAACAGTTAATTGAGATTCACAAACGTGAAAGTCAGGAAGTGCGTGAATTATCAGAAAAAAATATTGCGGCAACTACAACAAAATTTCACGGTGAATTTGAGCGTTTACTTAACATGATTGGAGTATTAAATAAAGATATTGAACAATCTAAGGAAGTAGTGCAGGTGATAAAACAAGCGCTACTATCGCCGACTAGTGCCGGAAGGTTTGCTGAAATTACATTGGAGAATATTCTAAAATCTTCCGGGCTTAGAAACAAACTGGATTTTGCTATTCAATATAATATTAATGGTCTTGAGCATTTTAAATTAAGACCTGATGCCGTGATTTTTTTACCCTCAGGTAATTTAATGATTATTGACGCTAAGGCCTCTCAATTCTTACTGAATGATCATGAGCCTGAACAACTGGTAAAGACTATGAATAGTCACCTAAAATCGCTAAGCAACAAAGATTATGCCGAGCATATTTTAACTAATTTTCAGCATGATGGTAGCAAATTTAATAATATTATTACTTTAATGTTTTTGCCTACTGAACATGCTGTTGAAAAGATTATTAATGCTGATCAGTATTTTATGGATAAAGCGTGGGCAGCTAATATTTTTCCAGTTGGTCCCACTGGACTGATGAATATGCTGTCTTTTGCGAAGTTCCAAATTACAGATCAGATGCGTGCTGAGAATCATCAACTTATTCTTGATGAGGTCAGAAAATTATTATTATCTATTGTTTCAATTGCCGAACATTCACAGAAACTTGGTGCTAATATTCAAGGAATGGTTAATAATTACGATAAATTTGCTGGGTCTTTTAATAGGCATTTATTATCTCGAGCTAAACAACTACAGAAATTAGGAGTAGATACCGGTAATAAAACCATACCACTATTATTAGAGCGTTATCATTTAGTATCAACAAAATCAGAACTTCAGGATCTTGAAATAGAAGAGGAATCTAAGCAATTGCAAAAATTGTGA
- the mdh gene encoding malate dehydrogenase, whose amino-acid sequence MHKRPKIALIGGGNIGGTLAHLISIKQLGDVVMFDMLEGVPQGKTLDISQACTVEGSNIKLTGTNDYKDIAGADAVIVTAGSPRKPGMSRDDLVAINTEVMKTVAAGIKTHAPNAFVIVITNPLDVMVYVVLKASGLDHKKIIGMAGVLDSSRFSYFLAEEFKVSIENINSFVLGGHGDSMVPLVRYSTVSGIPVPDLIKMGWSTKERIEKIVERTRNGGGEIVGLLKTGSAYYAPAASAVEMLESYLLDKRKILGCAAYLQGEYGVNDLYVGVPVIIGAGGVEKIVEIELNSEEKTAFNISVAGVSKMIESLKL is encoded by the coding sequence ATGCATAAAAGGCCAAAAATTGCTTTGATTGGCGGTGGAAACATTGGCGGAACACTAGCTCACTTAATCAGTATCAAGCAGCTAGGTGATGTAGTGATGTTTGATATGTTAGAAGGTGTGCCACAAGGAAAAACCTTGGATATATCTCAAGCTTGTACCGTGGAAGGGTCTAATATTAAACTTACCGGTACTAATGATTACAAGGATATAGCAGGAGCTGATGCGGTAATTGTGACTGCAGGATCCCCGCGCAAACCTGGAATGAGCCGCGATGATTTAGTGGCCATAAATACTGAAGTAATGAAAACTGTGGCTGCAGGTATTAAAACCCATGCGCCAAATGCTTTCGTAATCGTCATCACCAACCCTTTAGATGTAATGGTCTATGTAGTTTTGAAGGCCAGTGGGCTTGACCATAAAAAAATTATCGGTATGGCCGGAGTTTTGGATTCATCAAGATTTAGTTATTTCTTGGCTGAAGAGTTTAAGGTATCAATTGAAAATATTAACAGCTTTGTTCTTGGTGGACATGGAGATTCAATGGTACCATTAGTAAGATATTCAACAGTCAGTGGGATTCCTGTGCCTGATCTTATTAAAATGGGTTGGAGCACCAAAGAGCGGATAGAGAAAATCGTTGAGCGTACTAGAAATGGTGGTGGAGAAATTGTTGGTCTGCTTAAAACTGGTTCGGCTTATTATGCACCAGCTGCTTCAGCGGTTGAAATGTTAGAAAGTTACTTGTTGGATAAACGTAAGATATTAGGTTGCGCCGCATATTTACAAGGTGAATATGGCGTTAATGACCTTTATGTTGGAGTGCCAGTAATTATTGGTGCAGGGGGAGTAGAAAAAATAGTAGAGATAGAATTAAATAGTGAAGAAAAAACAGCATTTAATATATCTGTCGCTGGAGTCAGCAAAATGATTGAGTCATTAAAACTATAG
- a CDS encoding RlmE family RNA methyltransferase, protein MLLDRNKSVKLKSARTRKASSNQWLQRQLNDPYVAKAKVDGYKSRAAYKLLEIHHKFKLFKPDAKIVDLGAAPGSWSQVAAQLSRSTKINPKYNNIVAVDLLPMETIPGVLFIQKDFLDADTSAIIIDNLPGGADVVISDMAANTTGHNATDYVRTLYLCECALDFALSILNPDGHFISKVFSGGTEHELLHKVKQNFKIVKHFKPAASRKESREYYLIALNRKTNF, encoded by the coding sequence ATGCTACTCGACCGTAATAAATCAGTGAAACTAAAATCAGCTAGAACTCGTAAAGCTTCTTCGAATCAATGGTTACAACGCCAATTAAATGACCCTTATGTAGCGAAAGCAAAGGTTGATGGCTATAAATCAAGAGCAGCATATAAGCTATTAGAAATTCATCATAAATTTAAACTATTTAAACCAGACGCCAAGATAGTTGATCTTGGAGCTGCTCCCGGCAGTTGGAGTCAAGTGGCTGCACAGTTATCTAGATCAACAAAGATAAATCCAAAATATAATAATATAGTCGCAGTAGATTTATTGCCCATGGAAACGATCCCAGGAGTACTATTCATCCAGAAAGATTTTCTTGATGCTGATACTTCAGCAATAATTATAGATAATTTACCTGGTGGTGCTGATGTAGTTATAAGCGATATGGCAGCAAATACTACAGGACACAATGCTACTGATTATGTACGTACTTTGTATTTATGTGAATGTGCGTTGGATTTTGCGTTATCTATATTAAATCCAGACGGACATTTTATATCTAAAGTATTTAGTGGTGGTACAGAGCATGAATTATTGCATAAAGTAAAACAGAATTTTAAGATAGTTAAACACTTTAAACCGGCCGCTAGTAGAAAAGAATCCAGAGAATATTATCTTATAGCATTAAATCGTAAAACTAACTTTTGA
- the nusB gene encoding transcription antitermination factor NusB — protein sequence MTIHKINTKTIARIAAIQTFYQYQLDNDHDIDLLMNKTIDFYQDKEFLLDLDLSADNRIKIKPSVTYLRELVKLTSENIFLIDQVIIDHLTDNNTIANLSLLLLALLRVAVCELKYFPEIPRKVIINEYTDIASDMINEHEVGFVNSMLDNIAKGDNATRP from the coding sequence ATGACTATACATAAAATTAATACAAAAACCATAGCTAGAATAGCTGCCATACAGACATTTTATCAATATCAATTGGATAACGACCATGATATTGATTTATTAATGAATAAAACTATTGATTTTTATCAAGATAAGGAATTTCTTTTAGATTTAGATTTAAGCGCAGATAATCGCATTAAAATTAAACCAAGTGTCACTTATTTACGAGAACTGGTGAAATTAACGTCGGAGAATATTTTTTTGATTGACCAAGTAATAATTGATCATTTAACCGACAATAATACAATTGCCAATTTATCGCTATTATTATTAGCATTGCTACGTGTTGCTGTTTGTGAGTTGAAATATTTCCCTGAAATACCACGTAAAGTTATAATTAATGAATATACTGATATCGCCAGTGATATGATCAATGAACACGAAGTTGGGTTTGTCAATTCTATGTTAGATAATATAGCTAAGGGGGATAATGCTACTCGACCGTAA